A genomic segment from Aegilops tauschii subsp. strangulata cultivar AL8/78 chromosome 1, Aet v6.0, whole genome shotgun sequence encodes:
- the LOC109732420 gene encoding uncharacterized protein, giving the protein MGRRSKWWAAALVRCCALVMLCVGSAVVAAVDEQGAALLAWKATLRNGVGALADWKAADASPCRWTGVACNADGGVTELRLEFVDLLGGVPANLAAAVGGTLTRLVLTGTNLTGPIPPELGALPALAHLDLSNNALTGSIPAGLCRTGSKLETLYLNSNRLEGAIPDAIGNLTSLRELIIYDNQLGGRIPAAIGRMASLEVLRGGGNKNLHGALPTEIGSCSRLTMVGLAETSITGPLPASLGRLKNLTTLAIYTALLSGPIPKELGRCSSLENIYLYENALSGSIPAELGALKKLKNLLLWQNQLVGIIPPELGSCSELAVIDLSINGLTGHIPASLGKLLSLQELQLSGNKISGTVPPELARCSNLTDLELDNNQITGAIPAELGGLPALRMLYLWANQLTGNIPPELGRCTSLEALDLSTNALSGPIPPSLFQLPRLSKLLLINNELSGQLPAEIGNCTSLDRFRASGNHIAGAIPPEIGMLGNLSFLDLGSNRLSGALPTELSGCRNLTFVDLHDNAISGVLPAGLFKELLSLQYLDLSYNAISGALPSDIGLLNSLTKLILSGNRLSGAMPPEIGSCSRLQLLDVGGNSLSGHIPGSIGKIPGLEIALNLSCNRFSGSMPSEFAGLVRLGVLDVSHNQLSGDLQALSALQNLVALNVSFNGFSGRLPETAFFAKLPTSDVEGNQALCLSRCSGDAGDRELEARRAARVAMAVLLTALVVLLVAAVLVLFGWRRRGERASEDKGAEMSPPWDVTLYQKLDIGVADVARSLTPANVIGHGWSGAVYRANIPSSGVTVAVKKFQSCDEASVEAFACEISVLPRVRHRNIVRLLGWASNRRTRLLFYDYLPNGTLGGLLHGGATGAAVVEWEVRLAIAVGVAEGLAYLHHDCVPGIIHRDVKADNILLGDRYEACLADFGLARVADDGANSSPPPFAGSYGYIAPEYGCMTKITTKSDVYSFGVVLLEMITGRRTLDPAFGEGQSVVQWVRDHLCRKRDPAEIVDARLQGRPDTQVQEMLQALGIALLCASPRPEDRPTIKDVAALLRGIRHDDGPDARKAGNAERADAKPISPTKLMALTRPVQTQAQVQARASSGSLGLLNNRDG; this is encoded by the exons ATGGGTAGGCGGAGCAAATGGTGGGCGGCGGCGCTCGTCAGGTGCTGCGCGCTTGTCATGCTGTGCGTGGGCagcgccgtcgtcgccgccgtggACGAGCAGGGTGCGGCCCTGCTCGCGTGGAAGGCGACGCTGCGTAACGGGGTTGGCGCGCTGGCGGACTGGAAGGCCGCGGACGCGTCGCCCTGCCGGTGGACCGGCGTGGCGTGCAATGCCGACGGCGGCGTCACCGAGCTGCGCCTGGAGTTTGTCGACCTCCTCGGCGGCGTCCCGGCCAACCTGGCCGCCGCCGTCGGAGGCACGCTGACCCGGCTCGTCCTCACCGGCACGAACCTAACGGGCCCGATCCCGCCGGAGCTCGGCGCGCTGCCCGCGCTGGCGCACCTCGACCTCAGCAACAATGCGCTCACGGGGTCCATACCGGCCGGGCTTTGCCGGACGGGGAGCAAGCTCGAGACGCTCTACCTCAACTCCAACCGGCTGGAGGGCGCCATCCCGGACGCCATCGGCAACCTCACGTCGCTCCGGGAGCTCATCATCTACGACAACCAGCTAGGCGGCAGGATTCCGGCGGCCATCGGCCGCATGGCCAGCCTCGAGGTGCTCCGCGGCGGCGGCAACAAGAACCTCCACGGCGCGCTCCCCACGGAGATCGGCAGCTGCTCGAGGCTCACCATGGTCGGCCTCGCCGAGACCAGCATCACCGGCCCGCTCCCTGCGAGCCTCGGCCGCCTCAAGAACCTCACCACGCTGGCCATCTACACGGCGCTGCTCTCTGGCCCGATACCCAAAGAGCTCGGCCGGTGCAGCAGCCTGGAGAACATCTACCTCTACGAGAACGCGCTATCCGGGTCCATCCCGGCGGAGCTCGGCGCGCTCAAGAAGCTCAAGAACCTGCTGCTGTGGCAGAACCAGCTCGTCGGCATCATCCCGCCGGAGCTCGGCTCGTGCAGCGAGCTCGCGGTGATCGACCTGTCGATCAACGGGCTCACCGGCCACATCCCGGCGTCGCTCGGGAAACTCTTGTCGCTGCAGGAGCTGCAGCTCAGCGGGAACAAGATCTCTGGCACTGTGCCGCCGGAGCTCGCCCGGTGCAGCAACCTCACCGACCTCGAGCTCGACAACAACCAGATCACGGGCGCCATCCCTGCCGAGCTTGGCGGCCTCCCGGCGTTGCGCATGCTTTACCTGTGGGCCAACCAGCTGACCGGAAACATCCCGCCGGAGCTCGGCCGGTGCACTAGCCTCGAGGCGCTGGACCTGTCGACCAATGCTCTGTCCGGGCCGATCCCACCGTCGCTCTTCCAGCTTCCACGGCTGTCCAAGCTGCTCCTCATCAACAACGAACTCTCCGGCCAGTTGCCAGCGGAGATTGGCAATTGCACGTCCCTCGACCGCTTCCGGGCAAGCGGCAACCACATCGCCGGCGCGATACCACCGGAAATCGGCATGCTTGGGAACCTCAGCTTCCTGGACCTGGGCTCCAACCGGCTGTCCGGTGCCCTCCCCACGGAGTTGTCCGGATGCCGGAACCTCACGTTCGTCGACCTCCACGACAATGCCATCTCCGGCGTGCTGCCGGCAGGGCTCTTCAAGGAATTGCTCTCGCTCCAGTACCTAGACCTCTCCTACAATGCCATCTCCGGCGCGCTCCCGTCCGACATCGGCCTGCTCAATTCGTTGACAAAGCTCATTCTCAGCGGCAACCGGCTGTCCGGAGCGATGCCACCAGAGATCGGCTCGTGCTCCCGTCTCCAGCTCCTCGACGTCGGCGGCAACTCGCTGTCCGGTCACATTCCGGGGAGCATCGGCAAGATTCCGGGACTGGAGATCGCCCTTAATCTCAGCTGCAACCGCTTCTCCGGCTCGATGCCATCGGAGTTCGCAGGGCTCGTGAGGCTTGGGGTGCTCGACGTGTCACACAACCAGCTCTCCGGCGATCTCCAGGCGCTGTCCGCGCTCCAGAACCTCGTGGCGCTCAACGTCTCCTTCAACGGCTTCTCCGGCCGGCTTCCAGAGACGGCGTTCTTCGCGAAGCTCCCAACCAGCGACGTCGAGGGCAACCAGGCACTGTGCCTCTCGCGGTGCTCTGGCGACGCAGGCGACCGTGAGCTCGAGGCACGCCGCGCCGCTCGTGTCGCGATGGCCGTCCTGCTCACCGCCCTCGTCGTCCTCCTGGTGGCAGCGGTGCTCGTCCTGTTCGGTTGGCGCCGGCGCGGCGAGCGTGCCAGCGAGGACAAGGGCGCCGAGATGTCGCCGCCGTGGGACGTCACGCTGTACCAGAAGCTGGACATCGGCGTCGCCGACGTGGCCCGCAGCCTCACTCCGGCGAACGTGATCGGCCACGGGTGGTCGGGCGCGGTGTACCGTGCCAACATCCCGTCGTCCGGCGTCACGGTCGCCGTGAAGAAATTCCAGTCATGCGACGAGGCGTCCGTGGAGGCGTTCGCGTGCGAGATCAGCGTGCTGCCCCGGGTGCGCCACCGCAACATCGTCCGTCTGCTTGGATGGGCGTCCAACCGCCGGACGCGCCTCCTCTTCTACGACTACCTCCCGAACGGCACTCTAGGAGGTCTGCTCCACGGCGGCGCGACCGGTGCGGCCGTCGTGGAGTGGGAAGTGCGGCTCGCGATCGCCGTGGGCGTGGCCGAGGGCCTCGCTTACCTCCACCACGACTGCGTGCCGGGGATCATCCACCGTGACGTCAAGGCCGACAACATCCTCCTCGGCGACCGCTACGAGGCTTGCCTCGCCGACTTCGGCCTGGCACGAGTCGCCGATGACGGCGCCAACTCGTCGCCTCCGCCGTTCGCCGGATCCTACGGCTACATCGCTCCCG AGTACGGTTGCATGACCAAGATCACAACCAAGAGCGACGTGTACAGCTTTGGTGTGGTGCTGCTGGAGATGATCACGGGGCGGCGCACGCTGGACCCGGCGTTCGGCGAGGGGCAGAGCGTGGTGCAGTGGGTGCGCGACCACCTGTGCCGGAAGCGCGACCCGGCGGAGATCGTGGACGCGAGGCTGCAAGGCCGGCCGGACACGCAGGTCCAGGAAATGCTGCAAGCCCTCGGCATCGCGCTGCTGTGCGCCAGCCCGCGCCCGGAGGACCGGCCGACCATCAAGGACGTGGCGGCGCTGCTACGCGGCATCCGGCACGACGACGGCCCCGACGCGCGGAAGGCCGGGAACGCAGAGCGGGCCGATGCGAAGCCCATCTCACCCACCAAACTTATGGCTCTCACCAGACCGGTCCAAACGCAGGCCCAGGTCCAGGCCCGAGCGAGTTCAGGTTCCCTGGGCCTACTCAACAACCGGGACGGATAG